One Chelonoidis abingdonii isolate Lonesome George chromosome 18, CheloAbing_2.0, whole genome shotgun sequence genomic region harbors:
- the MSANTD2 gene encoding LOW QUALITY PROTEIN: myb/SANT-like DNA-binding domain-containing protein 2 (The sequence of the model RefSeq protein was modified relative to this genomic sequence to represent the inferred CDS: inserted 6 bases in 4 codons), translating into MAAPCGSSQLPAAESPLKIPKMEVLSPGSPGALSGPAPQALSDPXTPSGASPLGRALPPPRGAAAGGAAAXGGRGGASPSVSFSPAAPGSRGAAGLPGHVWTPAETNALIXVWGNERLVEARYQQLEGAGTXFGSKAPGRHVRARLRALAGWLRATPSQCRERIKQLPKRQSELVRNAKYTLRRCYSRVKEHGVGKRKSSYTFEQLEQVFGQGGWDSQPCQPVLINSSGLYQELESDGSTMEEYSQEDWGNHSQDLHCYQGGDPELDEMPATKRTLKIKQESSEEAQKQDVMQNIVQILESVQLKWELFQSWTDFSRLHLSNKLAIFGIGYNTRWKEDIRYHYAEISSQVPLGKRLREYFNSEKPEGRIIMTRVQKMNWKNVYYKFLEITISEARCLELHMEIDWIPIAHSKPTGGNVVQYLLPGGIPKSPGLYAIGYEDCQEKPHSPHADRRGPDPGKETQGEVDVPSPQASLRVEMESARIIYCYLGIAEVRTLQQCLFLHFQANTKTFSKEWVGINGFLSQNCIVEPGVSPKSIYIKFVEVERDFLSAGSLVECLEKAIGYPLKFNN; encoded by the exons ATGGCGGCGCCCTGTGGCTCCTCGCAGCTCCCGGCCGCCGAGTCGCCGCTGAAGATCCCCAAGATGGAGGTCCTGTCGCCGGGCTCGCCGGGGGCGCTCAGCGGACCGGCACCCCAAGCCCTCTCCGACCC CACGCCCAGCGGCGCCTCCCCGCTGGGGCGGGCTCTGCCGCCGCCGCGCGGGGCCGCGGCTGGCGGGGCGGCGGC GGGGGGCCGCGGCGGCGCATCGCCCTCCGTCTCCTTCTCGCCGGCGGCGCCGGGCAGCCGCGGCGCTGCCGGCTTGCCGGGGCATGTGTGGACGCCGGCCGAGACCAACGCGCTGA GCGTGTGGGGCAACGAGCGGCTGGTGGAGGCGCGGTACCAGCAGCTGGAGGGCGCCGGCA TCTTCGGCAGCAAGGCCCCCGGCCGCCATGTACGAGCGCGTCTCCGGGCCCTGGCCGGCTGGCTACGAGCGACCCCGTCCCAGTGCCGCGAGCGCATTAAG CAGCTTCCCAAGAGACAGAGTGAGTTAGTAAGGAATGCAAAATAT ACCCTTCGCAGGTGTTATAGTCGAGTGAAAGAACATGGTGTTGGGAAAAGGAAAAGCAGTTACACCTTTGAACAATTGGAACAGGTGTTTGGTCAGGGAGGATGGGACTCGCAGCCCTGCCAGCCTGTACTCATTAATAGTAGCGGCTTGTACCAGGAGCTGGAATCGGATGGCAGCACTATGGAGGAATATTCACAGGAGGATTGGGGGAACCACAGTCAGGATCTTCACTGCTACCAGGGAGGAGACCCAGAGTTGG ATGAAATGCCTGCCACAAAGAGAACATTAAAGATAAAGCAGGAATCTTCAGAAGAAGCACA GAAGCAAGACGTCATGCAGAACATTGTGCAAATCTTGGAATCCGTCCAGTTAAAATGGGAGCTGTTTCAGAGCTGGACAGACTTCTCCAGGCTACATCTTTCTAACAAACTAGCCATTTTTGGCATTGGTTATAACACACGCTGGAAGGAGGATATTCGCTACCACTACGCAGAGATCAGTTCCCAGGTGCCTCTTGGCAAACGGCTTAGGGAATATTTCAATTCAGAGAAGCCAGAGGGCAGAATCATCATGACACGAGTACagaaaatgaactggaaaaacGTTTACTATAAATTCCTAGAGATTACTATTAGCGAAGCAAGATGCCTGGAGCTGCATATGGAAATTGACTGGATACCTATAGCTCATTCTAAGCCAACGGGAGGAAATGTTGTTCAGTATTTATTACCAGGGGGGATTCCCAAAAGCCCTGGCCTGTATGCCATTGGTTATGAAGATTGCCAGGAGAAACCCCACTCGCCTCATGCAGACCGCCGAGGCCCAGATCCTGGGAAGGAGACTCAGGGGGAGGTAGATGTCCCTTCACCGCAGGCCTCTCTCAGAGTGGAGATGGAGTCTGCCAGAATTATCTATTGTTACCTTGGCATTGCTGAGGTTAGAACTCTCCAGCAGTgcttgtttttacattttcaggcCAACACCAAAACCTTCAGCAAAGAGTGGGTTGGAATCAATGGGTTTTTATCTCAGAACTGCATCGTAGAACCAGGGGTGTCGCCTAAATCCATCTACATCAAATTTGTGGAAGTGGAGAGGGATTTTCTTTCTGCTGGCTCTTTGGTAGAGTGCCTGGAAAAAGCCATTGGATACCCATTGAAGTTTAACAACTGA